One window of the Perca flavescens isolate YP-PL-M2 chromosome 5, PFLA_1.0, whole genome shotgun sequence genome contains the following:
- the rasal1 gene encoding rasGAP-activating-like protein 1 isoform X5 yields the protein MAKNTSLYFRIVEGRNLPAKDVSGTSDPYCIVKVDNEVVARDLAPRDISGTSDPFTRVIFNNHSAETSIIKKTRFPHWAETLELELDPEELSEEGTVTVEVWDWDMVGKNDFLGKVEIPFACLHKTPPLDGWFRLLPLGNNEVDAGGKLGALRLKVRLVEDRILPSVYYQPLIHLLVESVISPTEVEDSSALTMLEEVNTVESRQDVAMTLVKIYLGQGLVVPFLDYLNTREVNHTTDPNTLFRSNSLSSKAMEQFMKAVGMLYLHEVLKPVINRIFDEKKYIELDPCKIDLNRTRRISFKGAVSEAEVRDSSVEMLQSYLTSIIESIVGSVDQCPPVMRVAFKQLHKRVEEQFSEPENEDVKYLAISGFFFLRFFAPAILTPKLFQLRDQHADTRTSRTLLLLAKALQSVGNLGLQLGHGKEQWMAPLHPIILRSVASVKDFLDKLIDIDHDIVSEVPQRAVFMPSVTVKEGYLHKHKAEGPQLLSRFAFKKRYFWLTSETLSYAKTSDWQVRSSIPIRCVCAVERVDENAFQQQNVMQVITQDNDGQLHTMYIQCKNVNELNQWLSAIRKVSIYNERMLPSFHPGAHRSGKWTCCLQAGRAVTGCSRTHSAVTLGDWSDPLDPDVETQTIYKQLLQGRDKLRKKYVEMPDADQTSSNKEKINCDAPPDGAECNVQLSKPGPSVAARLLAVIEDLEQAHATFQRREIEEGTSVILNL from the exons AGACTTGGCTCCGAGAGACATTTCTGGAACCTCTGATCCATTCACAAGAGTTATTTTCAACAACCACAGTGCAGAGACCTCG attatcaAGAAGACCCGTTTCCCTCACTGGGCAGAGACcctggagctggagctggatCCAGAGGAGCTGAGTGAGGAGGGGACTGTCACTGTGGAGGTCTGGGACTGGGACATGGTGGGCAAGAATGACTTTCTTGGAAAG GTGGAAATCCCTTTTGCTTGTTTGCACAAGACACCTCCGTTAGATGGCTGGTTCCGTTTGCTTCCCCTGGGAAACAACGAGGTTGATGCTGG TGGCAAGCTGGGGGCGCTGCGTCTGAAGGTGCGTTTGGTGGAGGATCGGATCTTGCCATCTGTGTACTATCAGCCGCTCATTCACCTTCTGGTGGAGTCAGTCATCTCCCCGACAGAG GTGGAGGATAGCAGTGCTCTGACCATGCTGGAGGAGGTGAACACGGTTGAGAGCCGGCAGGATGTGGCGATGACCCTGGTGAAGATCTACCTGGGCCAGGGCCTGGTGGTGCCATTCCTGGATTACCTTAACACTCGGGAGGTCAACCACACCA CTGATCCAAACACTTTATTTCGCTCCAACTCCCTTTCCTCCAAGGCCATGGAACAGTTCATGAAG GCTGTTGGCATGCTGTATCTGCATGAGGTGCTGAAGCCCGTCATCAACCGCATCTTTGATGAGAAGAAGTATATTGAGCTGGACCCATGTAAGATCGACCTGAACCGCACAAG GCGAATTTCATTTAAGGGTGCAGTGTCAGAGGCAGAGGTGCGGGACAGCAGTGTGGAGATGCTGCAGAGCTACTTAACCAGCATCATTGAATCAATTGTGGGCTCAGTCGATCAGTGTCCTCCTGTCATGAGAGTGGCCTTCAAACAGCTACACAAGAGAGTAGAGGAGCAATTTTCTGAACCTGAGAACGAG GATGTGAAGTATCTGGCCATCAGTGGATTCTTTTTCCTGCGTTTTTTTGCTCCTGCAATCCTCACGCCTAAACTGTTCCAGCTGAGGGATCAGCACGCTGATACGCGTACAAGCAGAACGCTGCTACTGCTGGCAAAG GCATTGCAAAGCGTCGGGAACTTGGGGCTACAGCTGGGTCACGGAAAGGAGCAGTGGATGGCGCCTCTTCATCCCATCATCCTACGCAGTGTGGCCTCTGTCAAAGACTTTCTGGACAAGTTGATCGACATAGATCATGACATTG TGTCTGAGGTGCCACAGAGGGCTGTATTCATGCCCTCAGTCACGGTTAAAGAGGGGTACCTCCACAAACACAAGGCAGAGGGACCCCAACTGCTATCCCGCTTTGCCTTTAAGAAACGCTACTTCTGGCTGACTAGTGAGACGCTGTCCTACGCCAAGACGTCTGATTGGCAG GTGCGCTCCTCGATCCCTATTCGTTGCGTGTGCGCCGTGGAGAGGGTGGATGAAAATGCCTTTCAGCAGCAGAATGTAATGCAGGTCATCACCCAGGACAACGACGGGCAGCTGCACACCATGTACATCCAGTGCAAG aaTGTGAACGAGTTGAACCAGTGGCTGTCGGCTATCAGGAAAGTCAGCATCTACAATGAGCGCATGCTGCCCTCTTTCCACCCAGGGGCTCATCGCAGCGGCAAGTGGACCTGCTGCCTGCAGGCGGGCCGTGCTG TTACAGGCTGCAGTAGAACCCACTCAGCTGTGACCCTGGGTGACTGGAGTGACCCGCTGGATCCCGACGTCGAGACGCAGACCATTTACAAGCAGCTCCTCCAGGGCAGAGACAAACTCAG GAAAAAATATGTGGAGATGCCAGACGCTGATCAGACGTCCAGCAAtaaagaaaagatcaactgtgaCGCTCCCCCAG ATGGTGCAGAATGCAATGTTCAGTTGTCGAAGCCAGGTCCGAGCGTTGCTGCTCGGCTGTTGGCAGTGATAGAGGATCTGGAGCAGGCTCACGCCACTTTCCAGCGCCGAGAAATAGAGGAAGGCACCAGTGTCATTCTGAATCTCTAG
- the dtx1 gene encoding E3 ubiquitin-protein ligase DTX1 isoform X2, translated as MRPVQRNFYEPSSAPGKGVVWEWENDSGSWTPYDMEICVTIQNAYEKQHPWLDLTSLGFCYLIDFNSMCQTNRQSQRKRRLRRRMDLAYPLIMGSIPKSQSWPVGASSGQPCSCQQCILVNSTRAASNAILASQRRKLYGGTAGNPGATGTLAVVRQSNTFAGTSLWSPTSASSGPNNINISMGGGQAKAEQMQLPLSAANFPCSPVMPSLSSTHGHHALIINGQNNLNRPGTQRISMGTARGAIPPGVPALPVKNLTGSGPVHPALAGMTGILMCAAGLPVCLTRAPKPILHPPPINKSDMKPVPGINGMRRKTKKKHLRRGKNPEDVVRRYTEKIKVAPDEDCTICMERLVMSSGYEGVLQHKGIKPELVGKLGKCGHMYHLLCLVAMYNNGNKDGSLQCPTCKTIYGEKTGTQPPGKMEYHVIPHCLPGYPDSKTIRIVYDIPAGIQTNEHPNPGKKFSARGFPRHCYLPDNEKGRKVLKLLIMAWDRRLIFTIGTSSTTGESDTVVWNEIHHKTEFGSNLTGHGYPDPNYLDNVLTELSAQGVGEDNLKD; from the exons ATGAGACCAGTGCAGAGGAACTTCTACGAGCCGTCGTCTGCCCCGGGGAAAGGCGTGGTGTGGGAGTGGGAGAACGACAGCGGCTCGTGGACGCCGTATGACATGGAGATCTGTGTGACCATCCAGAATGCCTACGAGAAGCAGCACCCCTGGCTCGACCTGACCTCTCTGGGCTTCTGCTACCTCATCGACTTCAACAGCATGTGTCAGACCAACAGGCAGAGCCAGCGCAAGCGGCGCCTGAGGAGACGCATGGACCTGGCCTACCCGCTCATCATGGGTTCCATCCCCAAGTCGCAGTCGTGGCCCGTGGGAGCCAGCTCCGGCCAGCCTTGCTCCTGCCAGCAGTGCATCCTGGTCAACAGCACGCGAGCCGCCTCCAATGCTATTCTGGCGTCCCAGCGGCGGAAGCTCTACGGAGGGACAGCAGGCAACCCGGGCGCTACAGGGACTCTCGCTGTAGTGCGGCAGAGCAACACCTTTGCTGGAACCTCGCTCTGGTCTCCCACATCCGCCTCCTCCGGCCCCAACAATATTAACATAAGTATGGGAGGTGGGCAAGCCAAAGCTGAACAGATGCAGTTGCCACTGTCCGCTGCCAACTTCCCCTGTTCTCCCGTGATGCCATCTCTTTCATCCACCCATGGCCACCACGCTCTCATCATCAACGGACAGAACAACCTGAACAGGCCGGGCACCCAGCGCATTTCCATGGGCACTGCCAGAGGAGCCATCCCACCAGG GGTTCCTGCCCTCCCAGTAAAGAACCTGACTGGATCTGGACCAGTGCACCCAGCACTAGCAG GCATGACAGGTATCCTGATGTGCGCTGCAGGTCTGCCGGTTTGCCTGACTCGGGCCCCCAAGCCCATACTGCACCCACCACCCATCAACAAGAGCGACATGAAGCCTGTGCCAGGGATCAACGGCATGCGCCGCAAAACCAAGAAAAAGCACCTGAGGAGAG GCAAGAACCCAGAGGATGTGGTGCGACGATACACAGAGAAGATTAAAGTGGCGCCAgatgag GACTGTACCATCTGCATGGAGAGGCTGGTCATGTCATCCGGCTATGAAGGCGTCCTGCAGCACAAAGGCATAAAGCCAGAGCTGGTGGGCAAACTTGGCAAGTGTGGGCACATGTACCATCTGCTGTGCCTGGTGGCCATGTACAACAATGGCAATAAG GATGGCAGTCTTCAGTGTCCAACATGCAAAACCATCTATGGGGAGAAAACAGGCACCCAGCCTCCTGGGAAGATGGAGTACCACGTCATCCCCCACTGCCTGCCCGGCTACCCAGACTCAAAAACCATCCGCATTGTCTACGACATTCCTGCCGGTATCCAG ACCAATGAGCACCCCAACCCCGGGAAGAAGTTCAGTGCAAGAGGGTTCCCTCGACACTGCTACCTCCCTGACAACGAGAAAGGCAGGAAG GTGCTGAAGCTGCTGATCATGGCCTGGGACCGACGCCTCATCTTCACCATCGGCACGTCCAGCACCACAGGCGAGTCGGACACGGTGGTGTGGAACGAGATCCACCACAAGACAGAATTTGGCTCCAACCTGACCGGCCACGGCTACCCCGACCCTAACTACCTGGACAACGTCCTGACAGAGCTGTCGGCCCAGGGGGTCGGCGAGGACAACCTGAAGGACTGA